In a single window of the Leptolyngbya sp. 'hensonii' genome:
- the hisG gene encoding ATP phosphoribosyltransferase, with the protein MITVALPKGALLADSINLFKTIGLDFSAFLDSSNRQLQITDPTGRGQALLVRTHDVPVYVEYGQAQLGIAGYDVIREKRPRVAHLIDLQYGRCRLSVAVKESSPYRSALDLPSHSRVASKFVHCAQEYFETLDLPVEIVPLYGSVELGPITGMSEAIVDLVSTGRTLRENGLIEIEVLYESTARLIAHPLAYRLNTDDITDWIDKLRHVVEQSL; encoded by the coding sequence ATGATCACTGTTGCACTTCCGAAGGGAGCACTCCTGGCCGACAGTATTAATCTATTTAAAACGATCGGCCTCGATTTCAGTGCGTTTCTCGATTCCTCCAATCGACAATTACAAATTACAGACCCCACGGGCCGAGGGCAAGCCCTGCTCGTGAGGACCCATGATGTCCCCGTTTACGTTGAGTATGGGCAGGCCCAGCTTGGGATTGCGGGCTATGACGTGATTCGGGAAAAGCGACCTCGGGTCGCCCATCTGATTGATTTGCAGTATGGGCGGTGTCGGTTATCCGTGGCGGTGAAAGAAAGCAGCCCCTATCGATCGGCCTTGGACCTCCCCTCCCACAGCCGGGTCGCTTCCAAGTTTGTTCACTGCGCCCAGGAATACTTTGAGACCCTGGATTTGCCAGTGGAAATCGTGCCCCTGTATGGCTCTGTCGAGTTAGGCCCGATCACGGGGATGTCCGAAGCGATCGTCGATCTGGTCTCCACTGGCAGAACCCTGCGCGAGAATGGTCTGATTGAGATCGAAGTCCTCTATGAGAGCACGGCCCGACTGATTGCCCATCCCCTGGCCTACCGGCTGAATACCGACGACATCACCGATTGGATTGATAAATTGAGGCACGTCGTGGAGCAGTCCTTGTAG
- a CDS encoding response regulator transcription factor, whose translation MKILLVDDEVELTEPLSRALTRQGYGVDVAHDGRMGGQMAAAGHYDLLILDWMLPHRTGLEICQDLRSRQDTTPVLFLTAKDTLDDRVEGLDAGADDYLVKPFELRELLARVRALLRRPVLSGTGMPSELPLRLQLGDLVLDLENQLAYRQGQAIELSEKESRLLAYLMQNAGQLLSHAQLQDYLWGEEAVQPSSNALAAQIKLLRRKIETDGSSTLIHTVYGKGYRFGEEGHR comes from the coding sequence ATGAAAATTTTGCTGGTGGATGATGAGGTTGAACTGACTGAACCCCTCAGCCGGGCCCTGACTCGTCAGGGATATGGGGTGGATGTGGCTCATGATGGACGGATGGGCGGTCAAATGGCAGCGGCAGGTCACTATGACCTCCTGATCTTAGACTGGATGCTGCCCCATCGGACAGGATTGGAGATTTGTCAGGATTTACGCTCACGCCAGGATACCACCCCCGTCCTATTTTTGACGGCGAAAGATACCCTGGACGATCGGGTAGAAGGACTGGACGCGGGCGCAGATGATTATCTGGTTAAACCCTTTGAATTGCGGGAATTGCTGGCACGGGTGCGGGCCTTGTTGCGTCGTCCGGTGCTGTCGGGCACGGGAATGCCATCAGAGCTTCCTCTTCGGTTACAACTGGGAGATCTGGTGCTAGACCTGGAAAATCAACTGGCCTATCGGCAGGGACAGGCGATCGAACTGTCGGAAAAGGAAAGTCGCCTTCTGGCTTATCTGATGCAAAATGCTGGGCAGTTGCTCAGTCATGCTCAACTTCAGGACTATCTCTGGGGGGAAGAGGCGGTCCAACCCAGTAGTAATGCGCTGGCTGCTCAGATCAAACTATTGCGACGCAAAATTGAGACGGATGGTAGTTCAACCTTGATCCATACGGTCTATGGCAAGGGGTATCGGTTCGGGGAAGAAGGACATCGATAA